TTTGTTTGCAAAAGTTGGTATAATCTCATAACTTCTGATCCTCTATTTGTCAACATGTATCACGCTAGATCGCGTAAATTTCCTTGCATTCTGCTTTCGAAAAATTATTCTGTCTGTTATCTGCTTGAACTTGGAGCAGATTATGACTATACTTCTCAAAGCGTAAACAGACGTATTATCTTGCACCGTAATTTACACCTTCCTCATCCCGTTGATTTGGTTTCTGAGGATGATGACTTATATGGTGTTGGTGGTTTTGATAAAACAAACTTGACATTAATTGGTTCGTGTAATGGATTCATTTGTTTGTTGCATTGTGAAACACATGAGGTAAATCATTCAGTTTGCATTAGCAATCCTCTTTTGGGTGAGTATTTCAAGGTTAAATTGCCCAAAAGGGAGAAGAGAATTCGTCGTATTTGTTATGGATTTTGCTTTAGTGAAGCCTCTGGACAGTATAAAGTATTGAGATTAGTAAATAGGAAGTTTCGGGGTCGTCCAGACGTATCTGAATTAGAGGTTTATACTCTTGGAGTTGATGAGAAGAACTGGAGGAATGTGGGCAAAGCTCCAAGTTCTTTATGGGGAAAACTTAGTGGTGTTAATGTCAATAATACTATTCATTGGATGGATGGTGCAAATTTTCTAAAGAGTGCCAACATTTACTCCTTTAATATCGTGACAGAAGAAGGGAAGTCCCTGCCAGCTCCATCTGGTCTAGAAACTCCATCTGTGTTCTTGAAGCTAGCAGAGTTGGGGAATTGTCTATGTTTGTCTGATAATAGCtctttttattatattgatatatgGTGGATGAAAGAGTATGGGATAGCTGAATCTTAGACTAAAGATCGCATTTCACTTATTCTTCCTGGTCTCGGTAGTCACAGATTTATACCAATCATAATTTGGAAAGATGGGGAAATCTTGATGCAAAGTGAACGTGGCACACAACTAGTTTCTTACAACCCAAAAGAGGAGATGCTGAAGGTAGTCAATGTGTATGGTAGTGCCACTGAGGCGACTAGATACATTCCAAGCTTTTACTCACTCAATACTGTCATGGGGGACAACTTTCAAATCTCAAATGCTTATCGGAGGACTAAGATAGTTTAGAGTATTTCTTTTGTCTTACTCCATCCGGGATATGATGTTTTGCTTCTGTGTTTCTGATACAATTCAGTTTAACCCCTGTTAGCTTTACCGTTTTCGTGGATGCTTTTGAATTCTAGTAGACAACACCTCTGTTTCTTTAATTAAatgttgtccattttgacatctcaaagTTACTTGCATTGCTAAGTCTCCAAAGATGCATCAATATTTTAGGAAGAGAGAGCTAGCTACTTTTTAAATCGCTCCATAACATGATGAATGGAGTAGAGACCCCTATGGTTATTTTGATTAGATCATTTTCTATGTTAGGCTACACCTCTTTGTGCTATCAAATTAAGATCTACTTGTTTTTACTGATTCTTGCAAGTTCATTCTCTCGTACTTCCATTATGTCTTTTTCTAGGTTGTTTTTTGTCTTGAGTCGCGGGTCTATTGGAAATAGGCTTATTAAGATTTGCGTATGCTCTACCCTTTTGAGACGTAATTGTGTGGGACTACAttgtgtatgttgttgttgcaagTTCGAGATGATTTTTATGTTAGCCACTAGGTATATTGCCTAGTGGTATATAAgcttaaaaacatccaatatatTTGGCCAAAACATCTATTTGGCTAAAAATATGGAAGCTTTTTACATAAGTAACACGATTTTTTCGGG
The DNA window shown above is from Solanum stenotomum isolate F172 chromosome 6, ASM1918654v1, whole genome shotgun sequence and carries:
- the LOC125868815 gene encoding F-box protein At3g07870-like, whose translation is MEPKLFDVPISVSNSMLSSKCDCKRRRINEVTIMDFPGAIMVEILSKLPIKLIFRCKFVCKSWYNLITSDPLFVNMYHARSRKFPCILLSKNYSVCYLLELGADYDYTSQSVNRRIILHRNLHLPHPVDLVSEDDDLYGVGGFDKTNLTLIGSCNGFICLLHCETHEVNHSVCISNPLLGEYFKVKLPKREKRIRRICYGFCFSEASGQYKVLRLVNRKFRGRPDVSELEVYTLGVDEKNWRNVGKAPSSLWGKLSGVNVNNTIHWMDGANFLKSANIYSFNIVTEEGKSLPAPSGLETPSVFLKLAELGNCLCLSDNSSFYYIDIWWMKEYGIAES